One genomic segment of Capricornis sumatraensis isolate serow.1 chromosome X, serow.2, whole genome shotgun sequence includes these proteins:
- the PJA1 gene encoding E3 ubiquitin-protein ligase Praja-1 isoform X2 — MGQESSKPIWPKPAGRYQSNTGRRYGRRHAYVSFRPSTSQQERISRQRKTPSEVPMHRSAPSQTTKRSRSPFSTTRRSWDDSESSGTSLNADNEDYSSTSRWRETASADEGGLDGLARRSRGEGSSGYPEPKYPEDKREARSDQVKPEKVPRRRRTVADPDFWTCSDDYYKYFEEDSDSDREWTAALRRKYRGREQNRSSSGESWETLPGKEELEAEQARVNASAGASAGSSGNNELEEVRGPSLQEEERASPEEGEVPWLQYNENESSSEGDNDSGQEFLQPGVFVLDGNNNLEDDSSVSEDLEVDWSLFDGFADGLGVAEAISYVDPQFLTYMALEERLAQAMETALAHLESLAVDVEVANPPASKESIDTLPEILITEDHSAVGQEMCCPICCSEYAKGEVATELPCHHYFHKPCVSIWLQKSGTCPVCRCMFPPPL; from the exons ATGGGTCAGGAATCTAGCAAGCCTATCTGGCCCAAGCCAGCAGGAAGGTATCAGTCCAATACAGGCAGGAGGTATGGAAGAAGGCATGCTTATGTCAGTTTCAGGCCATCCACAAGCCAGCAAGAAAGGatttccaggcagagaaagacgCCATCTGAAGTCCCAATGCACAGATCAGCCCCCAGTCAAACCACCAAGAGGAGCCGATCACCGTTTTCCACCACTCGTCGTAGTTGGGATGACAGCGAGAGCTCAGGAACCAGCCTGAATGCTGATAATGAGGACTACTCCAG CACTTCCAGGTGGAGGGAGACTGCCAGCGCTGATGAAGGCGGCTTGGATGGCCTGGCAAGAAGGAGCAGAGGTGAGGGTTCAAGTGGCTACCCTGAGCCGAAGTACCCCGAAGACAAGAGGGAAGCCAGGAGTGACCAAGTGAAGCCCGAAAAGGTGCCTAGACGGCGACGAACCGTGGCCGACCCCGACTTCTGGACATGCAGCGATGACTACTACAAATACTTTGAAGAAGACTCTGACAGTGACAGAGAGTGGACTGCGGCTCTGCGTCGCAAGTATCGTGGTCGGGAGCAAAATCGGTCGTCCAGTGGCGAGAGCTGGGAGACTCTGCCAGGAAAAGAAGAGCTTGAAGCCGAGCAAGCCAGAGTGAATGCCAGTGCTGGTGCCAGTGCTGGCAGCAGTGGCAACAATGAACTTGAAGAAGTTCGAGGGCCCTCTCTCCAGGAAGAGGAAAGGGCATCCCCCGAAGAAGGAGAAGTTCCTTGGCTCCAGTACAATGAAAACGAGAGCAGCAGCGAAGGGGATAATGATTCTGGTCAGGAGTTTCTGCAGCCTGGTGTCTTCGTGCTGGATGGCAACAACAACCTTGAAGATGACTCCAGTGTCAGTGAAGACCTCGAAGTGGATTGGAGCCTCTTCGATGGGTTCGCGGATGGGTTGGGGGTAGCCGAAGCCATTTCCTACGTGGATCCTCAGTTCCTCACATACATGGCACTTGAAGAACGCCTGGCCCAGGCAATGGAAACTGCCTTGGCACACTTGGAGTCTCTGGCGGTGGATGTGGAGGTGGCCAATCCACCAGCCAGCAAGGAGAGCATCGACACTCTTCCTGAGATCCTGATCACGGAAGATCACAGTGCGGTGGGGCAGGAGATGTGTTGCCCCATCTGTTGCAGTGAATATGCGAAGGGGGAGGTGGCGACGGAGCTGCCATGCCACCACTATTTCCACAAGCCTTGTGTGTCCATCTGGCTTCAGAAGTCAGGCACCTGCCCTGTGTGCCGCTGCATGTTCCCTCCCCCACTTTAA
- the PJA1 gene encoding E3 ubiquitin-protein ligase Praja-1 isoform X1, with protein sequence MHRSAPSQTTKRSRSPFSTTRRSWDDSESSGTSLNADNEDYSRYPPREYRASGSRRGMAYGHVDCFGADDSEEEGAGPVERVSVRGKTGKFKDEKLYDPEKGARSLAGVASQFSSFNHDVREELDKLDPAPAARSSASRAEFLQPNSMASQPSSAEGKVVTNSNNLERERQEPNLPACPSRAPVSICGGENTPKSAEEPVVRPKIRNLTSPNCVKPKIFFDTDDDDDMPHSTSRWRETASADEGGLDGLARRSRGEGSSGYPEPKYPEDKREARSDQVKPEKVPRRRRTVADPDFWTCSDDYYKYFEEDSDSDREWTAALRRKYRGREQNRSSSGESWETLPGKEELEAEQARVNASAGASAGSSGNNELEEVRGPSLQEEERASPEEGEVPWLQYNENESSSEGDNDSGQEFLQPGVFVLDGNNNLEDDSSVSEDLEVDWSLFDGFADGLGVAEAISYVDPQFLTYMALEERLAQAMETALAHLESLAVDVEVANPPASKESIDTLPEILITEDHSAVGQEMCCPICCSEYAKGEVATELPCHHYFHKPCVSIWLQKSGTCPVCRCMFPPPL encoded by the coding sequence ATGCACAGATCAGCCCCCAGTCAAACCACCAAGAGGAGCCGATCACCGTTTTCCACCACTCGTCGTAGTTGGGATGACAGCGAGAGCTCAGGAACCAGCCTGAATGCTGATAATGAGGACTACTCCAGGTACCCGCCCAGAGAGTACAGGGCTTCGGGGAGCAGAAGAGGAATGGCTTATGGACATGTTGACTGTTTCGGGGCAGATGATAGtgaggaggagggggctgggcctGTTGAGCGAGTGTCAGTGAGAGGGAAAACTGGCAAGTTTAAAGATGAGAAGCTGTATGACCCGGAGAAGGGGGCAAGGTCTCTGGCTGGGGTGGCCTCACAGTTCTCTAGTTTTAACCATGACGTGAGAGAGGAGCTTGACAAGTTAGACCCAGCCCCTGCAGCACGGTCCTCTGCTAGCAGAGCTGAGTTCCTGCAGCCAAATAGCATGGCCTCTCAGCCGTCTTCTGCTGAAGGCAAGGTGGTCACAAACAGCAACAAcctggagagggagagacaggagcCGAATTTACCTGCATGTCCCAGCAGGGCTCCTGTGAGTATTTGTGGTGGGGAAAACACTCCAAAGAGCGCAGAGGAACCGGTGGTGAGGCCCAAAATCAGAAATCTGACAAGTCCTAACTGCGTGAAACCAAAAATCTTTTTTGATaccgatgatgatgatgatatgcCACATAGCACTTCCAGGTGGAGGGAGACTGCCAGCGCTGATGAAGGCGGCTTGGATGGCCTGGCAAGAAGGAGCAGAGGTGAGGGTTCAAGTGGCTACCCTGAGCCGAAGTACCCCGAAGACAAGAGGGAAGCCAGGAGTGACCAAGTGAAGCCCGAAAAGGTGCCTAGACGGCGACGAACCGTGGCCGACCCCGACTTCTGGACATGCAGCGATGACTACTACAAATACTTTGAAGAAGACTCTGACAGTGACAGAGAGTGGACTGCGGCTCTGCGTCGCAAGTATCGTGGTCGGGAGCAAAATCGGTCGTCCAGTGGCGAGAGCTGGGAGACTCTGCCAGGAAAAGAAGAGCTTGAAGCCGAGCAAGCCAGAGTGAATGCCAGTGCTGGTGCCAGTGCTGGCAGCAGTGGCAACAATGAACTTGAAGAAGTTCGAGGGCCCTCTCTCCAGGAAGAGGAAAGGGCATCCCCCGAAGAAGGAGAAGTTCCTTGGCTCCAGTACAATGAAAACGAGAGCAGCAGCGAAGGGGATAATGATTCTGGTCAGGAGTTTCTGCAGCCTGGTGTCTTCGTGCTGGATGGCAACAACAACCTTGAAGATGACTCCAGTGTCAGTGAAGACCTCGAAGTGGATTGGAGCCTCTTCGATGGGTTCGCGGATGGGTTGGGGGTAGCCGAAGCCATTTCCTACGTGGATCCTCAGTTCCTCACATACATGGCACTTGAAGAACGCCTGGCCCAGGCAATGGAAACTGCCTTGGCACACTTGGAGTCTCTGGCGGTGGATGTGGAGGTGGCCAATCCACCAGCCAGCAAGGAGAGCATCGACACTCTTCCTGAGATCCTGATCACGGAAGATCACAGTGCGGTGGGGCAGGAGATGTGTTGCCCCATCTGTTGCAGTGAATATGCGAAGGGGGAGGTGGCGACGGAGCTGCCATGCCACCACTATTTCCACAAGCCTTGTGTGTCCATCTGGCTTCAGAAGTCAGGCACCTGCCCTGTGTGCCGCTGCATGTTCCCTCCCCCACTTTAA